GCGCCCAGCACTGCCTCCAGCCCCCCCGGTAAGGCCTGAATAAACTCCCAGGCATGGCTGCGCTGGCAGGCCTCAATGACCTGCGCCTCGGTCGCCTCCGGCCTGGCCATCAGCAGGTTGGCGCGGATGCTGTCATTGAGCACAAACGGCTCCTGCCACACCACGGCCATGTTCTGGCGCACCGAAGCGACACTCACCTCGCGCAGATCTTTGCCATCCACCAGGATACGCCCCTGCTGGGGGTCATAAAAACGCAGCAGCAGGGCCGCCAGTGTCGATTTTCCCGAGCCGCTGGGGCCCACCAGGGCCACGGTTTCGCCCCCCAGGATGGTCACCTGCGCCTGGTGCAGAATGCGCACGCCGCCGGGATAGGCGAACGATACGTCCTCGAGATCGATTTGCCCCCTGTCGACCATCAGCCGGGTGGTCGGATGACTCTCCTGCACGGCCGGCTGCGCATCCATGATCTCCACAATGCGCTGTGCCGCGGGCACGTTTCCGGCGTATTGAAAGGCAATATCCGCCAGGCCCCGCACCGGTACGGTGAGATAGCCCAGATACAGCAGGAAGCTCACCAACAGCCCCACCGGCATCGCGCCACTGCGTACGCTCTCCACCCCAAACAGCACGATCATCAACCCCACCGAATAGATCAGCACGGTAAAACTCACCCTGAAACCCACCTCCAGGCCGCGCTCACGCACCCCCCAGGCACAGGCCGTGGCAAACACATCCCGGTGCCGGTCGGTCACCTGCTGCTCGGCGGCGTTGGCGCTGACACCTCGCAGATTGGCCAGCCCCTGTTCCTCAAAGGCCAGCAATTTGCCATTGCTGTGCAGAAATCCCTCGGTCGCACGCCGCTTGCGCTCGGAAAAAAACCGTTGATGCAGCACAAACAGGGGCACCGTCGCCAGGGCAATCAGGGCCAGCCGCAGATCGATCCAGAACAGCATGAAGGCGTACAGCAGGAGGGTAAGCAGGTGGGAGACCAGCATCAGCCGCGCCTCCACCAGAATGGCGCTGACCCGGTCCACATCGTTGCTCAGGCGTGCCAG
The Gammaproteobacteria bacterium DNA segment above includes these coding regions:
- a CDS encoding ABC transporter ATP-binding protein encodes the protein MSVHSTKPGWAALRQQYRRFRQYASPDARYFALDIASIVIAVVTNAAMIWLMGRPLSLVQAGDYAALPMVLMLFALVLLVNQTVQMAGGWLTNWLGLRFIGRVRNAIMARLLSLSFPVAGRMPRGDLLARLSNDVDRVSAILVEARLMLVSHLLTLLLYAFMLFWIDLRLALIALATVPLFVLHQRFFSERKRRATEGFLHSNGKLLAFEEQGLANLRGVSANAAEQQVTDRHRDVFATACAWGVRERGLEVGFRVSFTVLIYSVGLMIVLFGVESVRSGAMPVGLLVSFLLYLGYLTVPVRGLADIAFQYAGNVPAAQRIVEIMDAQPAVQESHPTTRLMVDRGQIDLEDVSFAYPGGVRILHQAQVTILGGETVALVGPSGSGKSTLAALLLRFYDPQQGRILVDGKDLREVSVASVRQNMAVVWQEPFVLNDSIRANLLMARPEATEAQVIEACQRSHAWEFIQALPGGLEAVLGA